DNA sequence from the Methylomonas albis genome:
TTTGGTATTTTTATACGCGTGTGCCGACGGTGATGCGCAAACCAACGGCGAAAAGCCCATCAACTCCGGCCAGTTTTATTTACGTCTGGGTCAAAAAATCCGCCACATTCTGGACACCAAAATGCTGTCCGGCATCCTTTACGAAGCCGACTTACGCTTGCGGCCCAACGGCGACTCCGGCTTGCTGGTCACGCATATCGACCATTACGAAGCCTATTTAAAAAACGAAGCCTGGACCTGGGAGCACCAAGCCTTGGTTCGCGGCCGTTTCGTAGCCGGCGACGAGGACTTAAAGCACAGCTACGCAGCGATACGCGGCCGGATTTTAGCCTTGCCCAGAGAGCGCGAAGCATTAAAAACCCAGGTGCGGGAGATGCGTGAAAAAATGCGCGACAACTTGGCCCCAAAAGACCCGGCGGTATTCGATCTGAAACAAAGCCAGGGCGGTATCGCCGACATCGAATTCATCGTCCAGTTCGGCGTGCTGGCCGAAACCGCGCATCAGCCGACTCTCGCCACTTACACCGACAACGTCCGCTTGCTGGAAGGCCTGCAACAGCAAGGTTTTATCTCCCCGGTGGATGCCGCGCTGTTAAAGCGGGCCTACTGCGCCTATCGCGATTACGGTCACCATCAGGTTCTGCAAGGGCTCAGCGCAACGGCGCACGCTGACGAATTTCACGAACTGCGCGCGGAGGTGGAACGGCTTTGGCAGCAGTTTATACAGTAATCTTATAGCCGGTCGAGCGCCAGCCATTTCAGAGTACGGCCGCGACTTTAGATGCCAAACAAAAACGTATTTTCCGCTTGATCCGTATCAAATAGCACGCATGTACCAAGGCCCTGCCGGCTAATTTGGCGCCGGATTATCGCTGCCATAATGTCGATAATCCGGCATTCGTCAAACCTAGCAAAACATTGCGGCCTACATAACTCGCGTGCTAGCATGATTTGGTTACGAGTCGACACTGTACCTGCACTATCTGGCGTTGACTTTAAGATGACAACAGAGTCTTCAACTTAATTCGGGGGCCGCATGCATGACAGTTGGCGAGAATTCGGCGGACGCGCAGCAATCACGGTCGCTCTTACTTTAAGCTTGCAGCATGCGCGGGCGGAAGAACCCAGCTTGCCGACAGCCCAGGCACAGCTCACTGCAAGCGATGATTCGGCGAAAAAAAGCGTCGCCGATATGGACATCGACGAGTTGGTCAACGTCAAAGTCTCACCTTTCGTAGTATCCAGCCAACTCGATAAAGGCTATCTTGCCTCAAATTCGGTATCCGCCTCGCGTTTCGACACCCCTATCCGCGACCTGCCGTTTGCGATACAGGCCTTTACCGAATCCTTCATCAAGGATCAAAAACCCCGCGATATTTTCGACATCGCCCGCTATTCTCCGGGGGTCACTTATCGCAGCAACGATTTCAACGAGGGCAACGCCAACCTGGCAATACGCGGTTTCGCGGTGGGTTCGCTGGCCGGCGGCAATATCCAGACGCTGCGCGACGGAGTGCATGGACCGTCGATTCTCGATTTCACCAATGTTTCGCGGGTGGAGGTGCTTAAGGGACCTGCGTCGTTTCTATACGGCCAAGTCGCACCGGGTGGCATTGTCAACGTCATCACCAAAAACCCGCAACGCCGATTTGCCGCCAACGCTGATGCCCGCTACGGCTCCTACGGCGAATACCGTTTCGATGTCGATGTTACCGGGCCGGCATCGAGGACACTAGCCTACCGGTTGGCGGCTTCCTACGACCAGGACATGCATTACTGGGACGCTTACGACGCCCAGTCCTGGAACATTTCGCCGTCCTTGCTCTGGCAACCCAGCGACCGGCTAAGCGTGACGCTAAAGTATGAACATTTCGAAAAAATCGAAGAGCCGCAATTGATGCAAAAACCCGGCTACGGCACCTGGGCCGGTATTGTGCCTAGCGCGTCCGATCCCAACCTTTCCGCTGTCGACGTGCCGGGCTTGGCGGACAACTGGAACAGCATGGCTTATACGGATTATCGGCATAGTAATACCCACAATTTCAGCACCTGGATAGATTTCAAAGCCGACGAACATTGGAATCTGCGTACCGGCTATTCGCATCTGGAATACGATGTGGATGCGCTGTTTACCGGTAATCTCGGTATGGCGAACAACAGCACGCTGATGCAGGGCCGCCGCGTCAGACAGCAAACCTATAGCAACCGCGACGACACCGTAGAAGTCCAGGGCGTCGGCAAATATGACTTGGGCTTCGCCAGCCTACGCCTGTTGCTTGGCGGCCAATATATCGACCGCAACTTCCAGCGCGAGGGTGGTCAGGCCCCCAACGACCCAGCCTTGGGTAGTATTCCTACCGGCTCGCCGCTACCGCTGTGGGACTTGAGCAACCCTTTTACTTGGAACCGCAACACGTCAATTCCGTTGTCGCAAATGACCACCGGTCGCTTCGACCAGAACGTAAATGCCGTGGACAAGTCGGTTTATGGCGGCTCGACCTTTGGCTTTTTCGACGACCGCTTGCTGGTGTTGACCGGTTGGCGCTGGACGGAGACGGAAAACCTGTTTACCGACCGCCTGATTAACCAGTCTCTGCCCAACACCACCGTCAGCCGGGTTACCCCTCAATACGGGGTGTTGTACAAATTGACGCCCGAATGGTCGTTGTTCGGCAGCTATTCCGAGTCCTTCGTGCCTAATTCCTTCCCGATCAACAATATCGACGGCACCAGTTCTATTCCTAAATCGACAGAAGGCCAAGGCTTCGATGCCGGCATCAAGGCCGAATTGTTCGATGGGCGTTTGTCCAGCACGCTGACGTATTTCGATATCGAAAACAAAAACATCGTCAACGACTTGGCCGTGACCAATGCCAGCGGCGTGACGACAATCTACGGCGTTGCCAGCGGCATACAACGCTCCCTTGGCATAGAGTGGGATGCCACCGCCAGACTGACCGACAATTGGCAACTGTATTTGTCCTATACCTATATGGACGCCAAGATCACCGAATTCACCGGTCGCGACGATACTATCCTGGCCCAGGACCCCAACACACTGGATGCCGCCGGCCAAGCCAATTACAAGAACGTACTGCGCTATCACAATGCGCCGTTGCAGATGAGCGCGCCGCATCTGGCCAACCTCTGGACCCGCTACGATTTCAGTACGGAAGCGCTACGCGGGCTGCACATCGGCGGCGGCGTCAACTTCGTCTACGATCAGACTTTATTACCCGATTCACCCAAGTCCGCCCATCAAACCTATGCGCTGCTCAACGCCTTGGTCGGCTATACCTGGAACGTCGGCGGCCATAGCATGAGCGTGGATTTGCTGGGCAAAAACCTACTCGACGAGCAATACCGACCCTCGCAAAGTAGCCGAGGCCGGCCACGCGAGTTGATGGTCAATTTCTCAGTCAAGTTTTGATTTCGGCGCAATAGCCATGAAACCAGCAAAACCCAACATACCGGGCTTTTTGTCGGGATTTAGCGGCATCGCCTTGCTGATGCTTGCCCTGCTTTTGCCCGACCGGCTCACGGCCCAGGAAAACCCTTACACTGTCAAAGCGGCTTTTTTACGGAATTTCACCCACTATATCAGTTGGCCGGACCATACTTTTCCGAACAACGGCGCCGCATGGCATATCGGCATATTGGGCCAGGACCCCTTCGGCGCCACATTGGAGGCTACTTTTCAAAATCGCACCGAACAAAGCCACCCATTCGAAATCTTCCGCGCTGAGCAACTGGAGGATTTACCGCCTTGCCAAATCATCTTCATCGCGTACCAGGACGGCGCAAAACGCCGGGCAGCGCTGATAAAATTGCGAAATAAACCGGTATTGACGGTGGGCGATGCGGAGGAATTTCTACTCGATGGCGGAATCATACAATTCCAGGTCACGGATAGAGTGCGGATGGGGGTTAACCTCGACCAGGCGCGAGCCAGCTCACTCACTATCCAGACCAAAATGCTTGAAGTGTCCACCGACATTCTGGAGAACGGCGAATTACGCCGCATGAGATAAACCATGGCGAAACATTTGAACATTCACAACAGACTGGCATTGGTGCTCTGGGGTGCAGCGCTACTCGCATTCGTGGTGGCGGGTGTCGGTTTTTTGCTTTTCGAACATCTCACGCTGGAAAATCGCGCCCGGCAAATTATGACGCCCTACGCGCAGTTGGTATCGGTGGGTACCGACGCCGCAATAGCCTTTGAGGATACGCAACGGGCTCAGGAAATTCTCGACACCCTAAAAGCCAATCCACAAATATTGGCGGCGGCCATTTACCTGGCGGACGGCCGACTATTGGCGGGGTTCGACCGGCTATCCGCGCCACAAACATCTATCTCGTCCCAAGCCGACGGCATCTACCTAAGCGCTAATCGCGCCGAATGGCTGCAATCTTTGCCGCACAATGCGCGCTTACGCCTTAACATGGATTTGGACCAGCTTGGACGGCAAGCGCGGCAAGTCTTATGGTTTTTAGGTGGCGGCGTACTGGTGTTGCTGCTGGCGACTTGGGGACAATTGCTGGTCTTGAAGCGGACCATCGCGCAGCCCATCGCTATCTTGACCAATGCCACCGAACGCGCGCGAACCCGTGCGGATTACCGGCAACAAGTGCCGCTGGCAAGTACCGACGAATTGGCGACCCTGGGCCGAAACTTTAACGCCATGCTCGATGCGATACAGGAACGGGAAGATGCCTTGCACCGACTCAGCGCCTTTCAACGCGCGATATTGGACAATGTAGCCTACGGCATCATTTCAACCACACCCGAAGGTTTGGTCACCAGCATCAATCCTGCTGCCGAACGCCTGTTGGGTTACAGTGCGGAGGAGATTATCGGCAAATATACACCCGCTCTTTGGCACGACCCGGAGGAGATCGTGTGGCGGGCGCGGGAACTATCCAGGGAAAGCGGCGAAACCATCCCGCCGGGCTTCGAGGTATTTACAATCCATCCACTCCAGCGCGAATCGGAAGAAAGAGAGTGGACCTTTATTTGTAAGAACCGCAGCCGAGTGCCAGTCAACTTATCGGTAACGGCGCTACAAGACGAAAATGGCGAAATCAGTGGCTTTGTCGGCTTGGTTTACGATCTTTCCGAACGCAAGCGCGACCGGAATCAACTCAATTTATTGAACTTCGCGCTGGACAAGGTCAAAGAAACGATTTTTCTAATGGGTGAAAACGATCCCCATTTCCTCTACGCCAACCACAGTGCCGCGTTGACATTGGGATACAGTTGCGAGCAGCTCACCAGCGGCATGGGGGTATACGACATCGACCCGACCTGGACCGAGGACGTTTGGCAGAAATTCTGGCCTGAGTTCCGTGATCGTAAGCAAATGCAATTCGAAACGGTACACCGTGCGCGCGACGGACACACTTTTTCGGTGGAAGTGGCCGGTAACTATTTCGAATACGACGGCAAGGTCTAC
Encoded proteins:
- a CDS encoding TonB-dependent siderophore receptor — its product is MHDSWREFGGRAAITVALTLSLQHARAEEPSLPTAQAQLTASDDSAKKSVADMDIDELVNVKVSPFVVSSQLDKGYLASNSVSASRFDTPIRDLPFAIQAFTESFIKDQKPRDIFDIARYSPGVTYRSNDFNEGNANLAIRGFAVGSLAGGNIQTLRDGVHGPSILDFTNVSRVEVLKGPASFLYGQVAPGGIVNVITKNPQRRFAANADARYGSYGEYRFDVDVTGPASRTLAYRLAASYDQDMHYWDAYDAQSWNISPSLLWQPSDRLSVTLKYEHFEKIEEPQLMQKPGYGTWAGIVPSASDPNLSAVDVPGLADNWNSMAYTDYRHSNTHNFSTWIDFKADEHWNLRTGYSHLEYDVDALFTGNLGMANNSTLMQGRRVRQQTYSNRDDTVEVQGVGKYDLGFASLRLLLGGQYIDRNFQREGGQAPNDPALGSIPTGSPLPLWDLSNPFTWNRNTSIPLSQMTTGRFDQNVNAVDKSVYGGSTFGFFDDRLLVLTGWRWTETENLFTDRLINQSLPNTTVSRVTPQYGVLYKLTPEWSLFGSYSESFVPNSFPINNIDGTSSIPKSTEGQGFDAGIKAELFDGRLSSTLTYFDIENKNIVNDLAVTNASGVTTIYGVASGIQRSLGIEWDATARLTDNWQLYLSYTYMDAKITEFTGRDDTILAQDPNTLDAAGQANYKNVLRYHNAPLQMSAPHLANLWTRYDFSTEALRGLHIGGGVNFVYDQTLLPDSPKSAHQTYALLNALVGYTWNVGGHSMSVDLLGKNLLDEQYRPSQSSRGRPRELMVNFSVKF
- a CDS encoding YfiR family protein → MKPAKPNIPGFLSGFSGIALLMLALLLPDRLTAQENPYTVKAAFLRNFTHYISWPDHTFPNNGAAWHIGILGQDPFGATLEATFQNRTEQSHPFEIFRAEQLEDLPPCQIIFIAYQDGAKRRAALIKLRNKPVLTVGDAEEFLLDGGIIQFQVTDRVRMGVNLDQARASSLTIQTKMLEVSTDILENGELRRMR